One stretch of Amycolatopsis sp. NBC_00345 DNA includes these proteins:
- a CDS encoding isoprenyl transferase: MSDVVYSVYGRRLIQQAADSHPRHVAIMLDGNRRWAREAGFTDVADGHRAGAKKIADFLSWCQEAEVEVVTMWLLSTDNLNRDPDELTPLLKIITDVTDELAAPEAPWRLRIVGALDLLPIEVAQKLTAAVARTGDRPGMEVNVAVGYGGRQEIADAVRKLLLQHADEGTTIRELAKILDVDHISEHLYTSGQPDPDLIIRTSGEQRLSGFLLWQSAHSEFWFTEAYWPAFRRVDFLRALRDYAWRHRRFGS; the protein is encoded by the coding sequence ATGTCCGACGTCGTTTACAGCGTCTATGGCCGCCGCCTGATCCAGCAGGCCGCGGACAGCCATCCGCGGCACGTCGCCATCATGCTCGACGGCAACCGCAGGTGGGCGCGCGAAGCCGGCTTCACCGACGTGGCCGACGGGCACCGCGCCGGGGCCAAGAAGATCGCCGACTTCCTCAGCTGGTGCCAGGAGGCCGAGGTCGAGGTGGTCACCATGTGGCTGCTCTCCACCGACAACCTCAACCGCGACCCGGACGAGCTCACCCCGCTGCTGAAGATCATCACCGACGTCACCGACGAGCTCGCGGCCCCCGAGGCGCCGTGGCGGCTGCGGATCGTCGGGGCGCTGGACCTGCTGCCGATCGAGGTGGCGCAGAAGCTCACCGCCGCCGTGGCCCGCACCGGGGACCGGCCGGGCATGGAGGTGAACGTCGCCGTCGGCTACGGCGGGCGGCAGGAGATCGCCGACGCCGTGCGCAAGCTGCTGCTCCAGCACGCCGACGAGGGCACCACGATCCGCGAGCTGGCGAAAATACTCGACGTCGACCACATCTCCGAGCACCTGTACACCTCGGGACAACCGGATCCGGACCTCATTATCCGGACCTCCGGTGAGCAGCGGCTTTCCGGATTCCTGCTCTGGCAGTCCGCGCATTCGGAATTCTGGTTCACCGAGGCGTATTGGCCGGCATTCCGCCGCGTCGACTTCCTTCGCGCACTTCGCGATTACGCCTGGCGGCACCGCCGCTTCGGCTCTTGA
- a CDS encoding ATP-dependent DNA ligase, which produces MLLTEIVTASAELAATRSRKAKTATLAAVLRAAEPAELPAVIAYLTGQTAQDRLGAGWRTLAELAASPAAAPEVSVAEVDEALTEVAAASGAGSVKRRADVLTALFSRLTKAEQEFLFRLVTGELRQGALEGVMVDAIAAAAELPAADVRRAFMLSGRLPVTGHAALTGGAARLAEFRLALGRPIRPMLASPAESLDEAAAEHAHAIVEYKMDGARIQVHRQGDEVHVYTRTLREITSSVQELVDLVRALPCESVVLDGETLALADDGRPRPFQETMSRFGSTREEQVRALLLRPYFFDCLHLDGADLLDAPLSERNAALRRVAGEHVIPGEVAPADPAAVLEAAMAAGHEGVMVKDLASPYAAGRRGRAWLKVKPVHTIDLVVLAAEWGHGRRTGTLSNLHLGARDPDGGPPIMVGKTFKGMTDELLAWQTKRFQEIETHRDDWTVHVRPEVVVEIELDGAQVSPRYPGGLALRFARVVRYRPDKDPADADTIDTVRGLLRGDRTGQEG; this is translated from the coding sequence GTGCTGCTGACCGAGATCGTCACCGCGTCCGCCGAGCTGGCGGCCACCCGGTCCAGGAAGGCGAAGACCGCCACCCTGGCCGCGGTGCTGCGCGCCGCCGAGCCCGCCGAGCTGCCCGCCGTGATCGCGTACCTCACGGGGCAGACGGCGCAGGACCGGCTCGGCGCGGGCTGGCGCACGCTCGCGGAGCTGGCCGCCTCCCCCGCGGCGGCGCCTGAGGTGAGTGTCGCCGAAGTGGACGAGGCGCTGACCGAGGTCGCCGCCGCGTCCGGGGCGGGTTCGGTGAAGCGGCGGGCCGACGTGCTCACCGCGTTGTTCAGCCGGCTCACCAAGGCCGAGCAGGAGTTCCTGTTCCGGCTGGTCACCGGCGAGCTGCGGCAGGGCGCGCTGGAGGGCGTGATGGTCGACGCGATCGCGGCGGCGGCCGAGCTGCCGGCGGCGGACGTGCGGCGCGCGTTCATGCTGTCCGGCCGGCTGCCGGTCACCGGCCACGCGGCCCTGACCGGGGGCGCGGCGCGGCTCGCCGAGTTCCGCCTGGCGCTCGGGCGGCCGATCCGGCCGATGCTGGCCTCCCCCGCGGAATCGCTCGACGAGGCGGCGGCCGAGCACGCGCACGCGATCGTCGAGTACAAAATGGACGGTGCGCGGATCCAGGTGCACCGTCAGGGCGACGAGGTGCACGTGTACACCCGCACGCTGCGGGAGATCACCTCGAGCGTGCAGGAGCTGGTCGACCTCGTGCGGGCGCTGCCGTGCGAATCCGTGGTGCTGGACGGCGAAACGCTGGCGCTCGCCGACGACGGCAGGCCACGCCCGTTCCAGGAGACGATGAGCCGCTTCGGCAGCACGCGCGAGGAGCAGGTGCGCGCGCTGCTGCTGCGGCCGTACTTCTTCGACTGCCTGCACCTCGACGGCGCCGACCTGCTGGACGCGCCGCTGTCGGAGCGCAATGCGGCGCTGCGCCGGGTCGCGGGCGAGCACGTGATCCCGGGTGAGGTGGCGCCCGCGGACCCGGCCGCGGTGCTGGAGGCGGCGATGGCCGCGGGCCACGAGGGCGTGATGGTGAAGGACCTCGCCTCGCCGTACGCGGCGGGCCGGCGCGGGCGGGCCTGGCTGAAGGTGAAACCGGTGCACACCATCGACCTGGTGGTGCTCGCGGCGGAGTGGGGCCACGGGCGGCGCACCGGCACGCTGTCCAACCTGCACCTCGGCGCCCGCGACCCGGACGGCGGCCCGCCGATCATGGTGGGCAAGACGTTCAAGGGCATGACCGACGAACTACTGGCCTGGCAAACGAAACGGTTCCAGGAGATCGAAACCCACCGCGACGACTGGACAGTCCACGTGCGACCGGAGGTAGTGGTCGAGATCGAGCTGGACGGCGCGCAGGTCAGTCCCCGCTACCCGGGCGGCCTGGCGCTGCGGTTCGCCCGCGTCGTGCGCTACCGCCCGGACAAGGACCCCGCCGACGCGGACACGATCGACACAGTCCGGGGCCTGCTCCGCGGCGACCGGACGGGACAGGAGGGCTGA
- the trhA gene encoding PAQR family membrane homeostasis protein TrhA, translating into MTEPPPSGPAPVDTRPRLRGHIHFWSFFGAVAGAAALISLAASTVSPLAALATSVYGLTVLGLFGVSALYHRRLWSPRAYKWMKRADHSMIFLFIAGTYTPFALLAMSQPTGYIVLAVVWGGAVLGVGMKMLWPHAPRWLGVPIYIALGWVAVFVMPELGHHAGVAALVLLCVGGLFYTMGAVFYAVKWPNHWPNTFGYHEFFHACTVLAAVSHYIAIWLAMYA; encoded by the coding sequence ATGACCGAACCACCACCGTCCGGCCCTGCTCCCGTCGACACCCGCCCGCGCCTGCGCGGGCACATCCACTTCTGGTCCTTCTTCGGCGCCGTCGCCGGCGCCGCGGCGCTGATCAGCCTCGCCGCGTCGACCGTTTCCCCGCTCGCGGCACTGGCCACGTCGGTCTACGGGCTGACCGTGCTGGGCCTGTTCGGCGTGAGCGCCCTGTACCACCGCCGGCTCTGGAGCCCGCGCGCGTACAAGTGGATGAAGCGCGCCGACCACTCGATGATCTTCCTCTTCATCGCCGGCACCTACACCCCGTTCGCCCTGCTGGCCATGTCCCAGCCCACGGGCTACATCGTCCTCGCGGTCGTCTGGGGCGGCGCGGTACTGGGCGTGGGCATGAAGATGCTGTGGCCGCACGCCCCCCGCTGGCTCGGCGTCCCGATCTACATCGCGCTGGGCTGGGTGGCGGTCTTCGTGATGCCCGAGCTGGGCCACCACGCCGGCGTCGCCGCCCTCGTCCTGCTCTGCGTCGGCGGCCTCTTCTACACCATGGGCGCGGTCTTCTACGCCGTGAAGTGGCCCAACCACTGGCCGAACACGTTTGGCTACCACGAGTTCTTCCACGCTTGCACGGTGCTGGCCGCGGTTTCGCATTACATCGCGATCTGGTTGGCGATGTACGCCTAG
- a CDS encoding GuaB1 family IMP dehydrogenase-related protein, which produces MRFLDGHMPAHDLTYDDVFLLPNRSDVESRFDVDLSTVDGSGATIPLVVANMTAVAGRRMAETVARRGGLVVLPQDVDTAAVTEIVAWVKSRHTVWDTPLVLTGGDAVADALNLVHKRAHGAVVIVDGDGKPVGIVDEAACAGVDRFARLADVAQPAAVAVPLDTPPREVFEQLHAHGARLALGLDAEGRLAGVLTSVAALRAGIYTPAADADGNLRVAAAVGVNGDVAAKAQAVLAAGVDTLVVDTAHGHQEKMIAALKAVRSVSPRVPVVAGNVVTAEGTRDLIHAGADIVKVGVGPGAMCTTRMMTGVGRPQFSAVAECAAAARELGKHVWADGGVRHPRDVALATAAGASAAMVGSWFAGTHESPGDLRFDEQGRPYKESFGMASKRAVGARTRTDNVFDRARKALFEEGISSSRMALDPNRPGVEDLIDSICSGVRSSCTYAGARTLEQFHERALLGVQSAAGFAEGRPLPSGW; this is translated from the coding sequence GTGCGCTTTCTGGATGGGCATATGCCCGCTCACGACCTGACCTACGACGACGTGTTCCTGCTGCCGAACCGTTCCGACGTGGAGTCCCGCTTCGACGTAGACCTGTCCACTGTGGACGGCAGCGGCGCGACGATCCCCTTGGTGGTGGCCAATATGACCGCCGTCGCCGGGCGCCGGATGGCCGAGACGGTGGCCCGCCGCGGCGGGCTCGTGGTGCTGCCACAGGACGTCGACACCGCCGCGGTCACGGAGATCGTGGCCTGGGTGAAGAGCCGCCACACAGTGTGGGACACCCCGCTCGTGCTGACCGGCGGCGACGCCGTGGCCGACGCGCTGAACCTCGTGCACAAGCGCGCTCACGGCGCCGTGGTGATCGTCGACGGTGACGGCAAGCCCGTCGGCATCGTCGACGAAGCGGCCTGCGCGGGTGTCGACCGCTTCGCGCGCCTCGCCGACGTCGCGCAGCCCGCGGCCGTCGCCGTTCCGCTGGACACGCCGCCGCGTGAGGTCTTCGAGCAGCTGCACGCCCACGGCGCCCGGCTCGCGCTCGGCCTCGACGCCGAAGGCCGCCTCGCGGGCGTGCTGACCAGCGTCGCCGCCCTGCGCGCGGGCATCTACACACCGGCCGCGGACGCCGACGGCAACCTGCGCGTGGCCGCGGCTGTGGGAGTGAACGGCGACGTGGCCGCGAAGGCCCAGGCGGTGCTGGCCGCGGGCGTCGACACGCTGGTGGTCGACACCGCGCACGGGCACCAGGAGAAGATGATCGCCGCGCTCAAGGCGGTCCGCTCGGTGTCGCCGCGGGTGCCGGTGGTGGCCGGCAACGTCGTCACCGCCGAGGGCACGCGCGACCTGATCCACGCGGGCGCGGACATCGTGAAGGTCGGCGTCGGCCCCGGCGCCATGTGCACCACGCGGATGATGACCGGCGTCGGGCGGCCGCAGTTCTCGGCCGTCGCGGAGTGCGCGGCCGCCGCGCGCGAGCTGGGCAAGCACGTGTGGGCCGACGGCGGCGTGCGGCACCCGCGCGACGTCGCGCTGGCCACGGCCGCGGGCGCGTCCGCCGCGATGGTCGGCTCGTGGTTCGCCGGCACCCACGAATCACCCGGCGACCTGCGGTTCGACGAGCAGGGGCGGCCGTACAAGGAGTCGTTCGGCATGGCGTCCAAGCGGGCCGTCGGCGCCCGGACGCGCACGGACAACGTCTTCGACCGCGCCCGCAAGGCCCTGTTCGAGGAGGGCATCTCGTCCTCGCGCATGGCGCTGGACCCGAACCGGCCCGGCGTGGAGGACCTGATCGACTCGATCTGCTCGGGCGTCCGCTCGTCCTGCACGTACGCGGGCGCGCGCACGCTGGAGCAGTTCCACGAGCGCGCGCTGCTGGGCGTGCAGTCCGCCGCCGGCTTCGCCGAGGGCCGCCCGCTCCCGTCCGGCTGGTGA
- a CDS encoding NADH:flavin oxidoreductase/NADH oxidase family protein, giving the protein MTATRELLAEPLKLRCGEVLPHRLAKSALSEQLGDRRNRPTPELAELYRTWAHGGAGLLVTGNVMVDPAAIGEPRNVALPAAPDPAVFRPWARSVDGTGARLWVQLNHPGRQSPRYLSRQPVAPSAVPFGDRGVRTAFAAPRALTGDEIEAIVDRFALAARTFVDAGFAGVQLHGAHGYLISQFLSPLTNLRDDEWGRDRSRFLLEVVRRVRAAVGDSVPVSVKLNSADFQRGGFGEDESLQVVRALGDAGLDLLEISGGTYEKAAMMGSGRESTARREAYFLDYAAKAREVSDVALMVTGGFTTAEGMAEALRSGALDVIGLGRPLTVDPGLPARLLAGEDARAERLCPRTGIRLADSLLEVQWHTQQLHRVAAGKPVARGRSAWRALAQAGINDPLNAFRRVRG; this is encoded by the coding sequence ATGACAGCCACCCGGGAACTGCTGGCCGAGCCGCTCAAGCTGCGCTGCGGGGAGGTGCTGCCGCACCGGCTCGCGAAGTCGGCGCTGAGCGAGCAGCTCGGCGACCGCCGCAACCGGCCGACGCCGGAGCTGGCCGAGCTGTACCGGACCTGGGCGCACGGCGGCGCGGGCCTGCTGGTGACCGGCAACGTGATGGTCGACCCGGCGGCGATCGGCGAGCCGCGCAACGTCGCGCTGCCTGCCGCGCCGGACCCCGCCGTCTTCCGGCCGTGGGCGCGCAGCGTCGACGGGACCGGCGCCCGGCTGTGGGTGCAGCTCAACCATCCCGGTCGGCAGAGCCCCCGGTACCTTTCGCGGCAGCCGGTCGCGCCGTCCGCGGTGCCGTTCGGTGATCGCGGCGTGCGGACCGCGTTCGCCGCGCCGCGAGCCCTGACGGGCGACGAGATCGAGGCGATCGTCGACCGGTTCGCGCTGGCGGCGAGGACGTTCGTCGACGCCGGGTTCGCCGGGGTGCAGCTCCACGGCGCGCACGGGTACCTGATCTCGCAGTTCCTCTCGCCGCTGACGAACCTCCGTGACGACGAGTGGGGCCGCGACCGCAGCCGTTTCCTGCTTGAGGTGGTCCGCCGCGTGCGGGCGGCGGTGGGCGATTCGGTGCCGGTGTCGGTGAAGCTGAACAGCGCGGACTTCCAGCGCGGCGGCTTCGGCGAGGACGAGTCGCTACAGGTCGTCCGCGCCCTCGGCGACGCGGGCCTCGACCTCCTGGAGATCTCCGGCGGCACGTACGAGAAGGCCGCGATGATGGGCTCCGGCCGCGAGAGCACCGCGCGCCGGGAGGCGTATTTTCTGGACTACGCGGCCAAAGCGCGCGAGGTCTCCGACGTCGCCCTCATGGTCACCGGCGGCTTCACCACCGCGGAGGGCATGGCCGAGGCCCTGCGCTCGGGCGCCCTCGACGTGATCGGCCTCGGCCGCCCCCTGACCGTCGACCCGGGCCTGCCCGCACGCCTGCTCGCCGGCGAGGACGCCCGCGCGGAGCGGCTCTGCCCGCGCACCGGCATCCGGCTCGCCGACAGCCTGCTCGAAGTCCAGTGGCACACCCAGCAACTCCACCGCGTCGCGGCCGGCAAACCCGTCGCCCGTGGCCGGAGCGCCTGGCGGGCGTTGGCTCAGGCTGGGATCAACGACCCGCTCAACGCGTTTCGTCGCGTCCGCGGGTGA
- a CDS encoding PhoH family protein produces MTAQRSPRKASGRSSTGASGPEKASISPDHEVSTYVLDTSVLLSDPWAVTRFAEHAVVLPLVVISELEAKRHHPELGWFARESLRLLDDLRRQYGRLDAPIPIGDHGGTLQVELNHTDPSVLPVGFRTDSNDHRILACALNLAVEKVPVTLVTKDIPLRVKAGAVGLAADEYRAQEVTPSGWTGMTDVDVPQELVDGLFAGNSVDPVEFGLAEVGELPCHTGLRLLAGSTGALGRVTADKRIRLVRGDREAFGLHGRSAEQRVALDLLLDSDVGIVSLGGRAGTGKSALALCAGLEAVMERRQHRKVVVFRPVYAVGGQDLGYLPGSESEKMQPWAQAVFDTLGALVSQDVLDEVFDRGMLEVLPLTHIRGRSLHDTFVIVDEAQSLERNVLLTVLSRLGTASRVVLTHDVAQRDNLRVGRHDGVSAVIEKLKGHPLFAHVTLTRSERSPIAALVTEMLEDHG; encoded by the coding sequence GTGACTGCGCAGCGTTCACCCCGCAAGGCCTCTGGCCGTTCTTCGACCGGTGCCTCTGGCCCGGAGAAAGCCTCGATCTCGCCCGACCACGAAGTGTCCACGTACGTGCTGGACACGTCGGTCCTGCTTTCCGACCCGTGGGCGGTGACGCGGTTCGCCGAACACGCGGTCGTCCTCCCGCTGGTCGTCATCAGTGAACTGGAGGCGAAGCGTCACCACCCCGAGCTCGGCTGGTTCGCCCGCGAGTCGCTCCGGCTGCTCGACGACCTGCGCCGGCAGTACGGCAGGCTCGACGCGCCGATCCCGATCGGGGACCACGGCGGCACCCTGCAGGTGGAGCTCAACCACACCGACCCCTCGGTGCTGCCGGTCGGCTTCCGGACCGACTCCAACGACCACCGCATCCTCGCCTGCGCGCTGAACCTGGCCGTGGAGAAGGTGCCGGTGACGCTGGTGACGAAGGACATCCCGCTGCGGGTCAAGGCCGGGGCCGTCGGCCTCGCCGCCGACGAGTACCGCGCGCAGGAGGTCACGCCGTCGGGCTGGACCGGCATGACCGACGTGGACGTGCCGCAGGAGCTGGTCGACGGCCTGTTCGCGGGCAACTCGGTGGACCCGGTGGAGTTCGGCCTCGCCGAGGTGGGCGAGCTGCCCTGCCACACCGGGCTGCGGCTGCTCGCCGGCAGCACCGGCGCGCTGGGCCGGGTCACCGCGGACAAGCGGATCCGGCTGGTGCGGGGCGACCGCGAGGCGTTCGGGCTGCACGGCCGCTCGGCCGAGCAGCGCGTGGCGCTGGACCTGCTGCTCGACTCCGACGTCGGCATCGTCTCCCTCGGCGGCCGCGCCGGCACCGGCAAGTCCGCGCTGGCGCTGTGCGCCGGGCTCGAGGCGGTGATGGAGCGCCGCCAGCACCGCAAGGTCGTGGTGTTCCGCCCGGTCTACGCCGTCGGCGGCCAGGACCTGGGCTACCTGCCGGGCTCCGAGAGCGAGAAGATGCAGCCGTGGGCGCAGGCGGTGTTCGACACCCTCGGCGCGCTGGTCAGCCAGGACGTGCTGGACGAGGTGTTCGACCGCGGCATGCTCGAGGTGCTCCCGCTGACCCACATCCGCGGCCGGTCGCTGCACGACACCTTCGTGATCGTGGACGAGGCGCAGTCACTGGAACGCAACGTGCTGCTCACGGTGCTCTCCCGCCTCGGCACGGCGTCGCGGGTGGTGCTCACGCACGACGTCGCCCAGCGTGACAACCTGCGCGTCGGACGGCACGACGGCGTCTCGGCGGTGATCGAGAAGCTGAAGGGCCACCCGCTGTTCGCGCACGTGACGCTGACCCGGTCGGAGCGCTCGCCGATCGCCGCGCTGGTCACCGAGATGCTGGAGGACCACGGCTGA
- a CDS encoding PstS family phosphate ABC transporter substrate-binding protein, with protein MGFGEIVRSVAEVLTSGRGIVPIAVVAGATIAAPVIDRYVIRRRRLIYRVLYNSKIGLNPIPLHDRKNGAAQADPELVRTVRLLEPLSVVVIRIRNTGSFDIGPGDFEHPLQFTFGSRVVWDARVSEARDGLRDVVRDGLEFFTRDTVDPQPVAETAKLSGVRALLPQRLSGFLRQPGPDVDPRAPQWHGVRLGQLSLKRREKFKLVVVLHEADGWQGGPLSKELDVTGRLTGGRIKDERKQRRLSWPVVTVAIGVLLTGALLSTLIVAASRTAATPGCANGTLAVHGSSAFVPIMASVAKEYHALCGDSNITTQASGSVAAVREFGPLATAGKDGLAVLSDGKAAEAGPELVPQAVAVLMYSVVVNSSVGLDRLTTDQVRGIFTGRYRDWAQLRPGPSLPIRIAGRGQESGTRRTFEQKVLGTVEPGLSSDDCLSPGRDPGAAVIRCERGTTAELIQAVGGTLGAIGYADVPAAKIASAQGGKVTVAQLDGHYPDVTSIDAGYRFWTVEYLYTKGVPANDSLLKAFMDYLRSGTARAELQDAGYTPCVTKEGLLDRYCTRPDA; from the coding sequence GTGGGCTTCGGGGAAATCGTGCGATCCGTCGCGGAGGTACTCACCTCCGGCCGCGGCATCGTGCCGATCGCGGTCGTCGCCGGCGCCACGATCGCCGCGCCGGTGATCGACCGCTACGTGATCCGCCGCCGCCGGCTGATCTACCGCGTGCTCTACAACTCGAAGATCGGCCTGAACCCGATCCCCTTGCACGACCGGAAGAACGGCGCCGCGCAGGCCGACCCCGAGCTGGTCCGGACCGTGCGGCTGCTGGAGCCGCTGAGCGTCGTGGTGATCCGCATCCGCAACACCGGCAGCTTCGACATCGGCCCCGGCGACTTCGAGCACCCGCTCCAGTTCACCTTCGGCAGCCGGGTGGTCTGGGACGCCCGGGTTTCCGAAGCGCGCGACGGCCTCCGCGACGTCGTGCGCGACGGGCTCGAGTTCTTCACCCGCGACACCGTCGACCCGCAGCCGGTCGCGGAAACCGCGAAGCTGTCCGGTGTCCGGGCCCTGCTGCCGCAGCGGCTGAGCGGTTTCCTGCGCCAGCCCGGACCCGACGTGGATCCGCGCGCGCCGCAGTGGCACGGCGTCCGCCTCGGGCAGCTTTCCTTGAAGCGACGGGAAAAGTTCAAGCTCGTGGTGGTCCTGCACGAGGCCGACGGGTGGCAGGGCGGGCCGTTGTCGAAGGAACTCGACGTCACCGGGCGGCTCACCGGCGGGCGGATCAAGGACGAGCGCAAACAGCGACGGCTGTCCTGGCCAGTGGTGACCGTGGCGATCGGTGTGCTGCTGACGGGCGCGCTGCTGTCCACGCTGATCGTCGCCGCTTCCCGCACCGCCGCGACGCCCGGCTGCGCGAACGGGACTCTCGCGGTGCACGGCTCAAGCGCGTTCGTGCCGATCATGGCCAGCGTCGCGAAGGAATACCACGCGCTGTGCGGCGACTCGAACATCACGACGCAGGCCAGCGGCAGCGTCGCGGCGGTCCGCGAGTTCGGCCCGCTCGCCACGGCGGGCAAGGACGGCCTCGCCGTGCTGTCGGACGGCAAGGCGGCCGAAGCCGGGCCGGAGCTGGTGCCCCAGGCCGTGGCCGTGCTGATGTACAGCGTGGTGGTGAACAGCTCCGTCGGGCTCGACCGGTTGACCACCGACCAGGTGCGGGGCATCTTCACCGGCCGGTACCGCGACTGGGCGCAGCTGCGGCCGGGCCCGTCGCTGCCTATCCGGATCGCCGGGCGCGGGCAGGAGTCCGGCACCCGCCGGACGTTCGAGCAGAAAGTGCTGGGCACCGTCGAGCCCGGGCTGTCTTCGGACGACTGCCTGAGCCCCGGCCGCGACCCCGGCGCGGCGGTCATCCGCTGCGAACGCGGCACGACGGCCGAGCTGATCCAGGCCGTCGGCGGCACCCTGGGCGCGATCGGCTACGCCGACGTGCCGGCGGCCAAGATCGCGTCCGCGCAGGGCGGCAAGGTGACGGTGGCCCAGCTCGACGGGCACTACCCGGACGTCACGAGCATCGACGCCGGCTACCGGTTCTGGACCGTCGAATACCTGTACACCAAGGGTGTTCCGGCGAACGACTCGCTGCTCAAGGCGTTCATGGACTACCTGCGCAGCGGCACCGCGCGGGCCGAGCTGCAGGACGCGGGCTACACCCCGTGCGTCACGAAAGAGGGACTGCTCGACCGCTATTGCACCAGGCCGGACGCCTGA
- a CDS encoding MBL fold metallo-hydrolase translates to MTAIVQNLVTSGVFELDGGSWDVDNNVWIVGDDAEVIVIDAAHDAAAIADVVGDRELRAIVCTHGHNDHVNAAPALAERTGAPILLHPDDRVVWDLTHPGRAPDGELADGQVITIAGTELTVLHTPGHAPGAVCLYAADLGVVFTGDTLFHGGPGATGRSYSDYPTIVKSIHDRLFALPDATEVRTGHGEGTTIAEEKAGAPEWPEA, encoded by the coding sequence ATGACGGCGATAGTGCAGAACCTGGTCACGTCGGGCGTTTTCGAGCTCGACGGCGGCAGCTGGGACGTGGACAACAACGTCTGGATCGTGGGCGACGACGCCGAGGTCATCGTGATCGACGCGGCGCACGACGCCGCCGCGATCGCCGACGTCGTCGGGGACCGGGAACTGCGCGCGATCGTCTGCACCCACGGCCACAACGACCACGTCAACGCCGCGCCCGCGCTGGCCGAGCGCACCGGCGCGCCGATCCTGCTGCACCCGGACGACCGCGTCGTCTGGGACCTCACGCACCCCGGCCGCGCGCCGGACGGCGAGCTGGCCGACGGCCAGGTCATCACCATCGCCGGCACCGAACTCACCGTGCTCCACACGCCGGGCCACGCGCCGGGCGCCGTCTGCCTCTACGCGGCGGACCTCGGCGTGGTCTTCACCGGCGACACGCTCTTCCACGGCGGCCCCGGCGCCACCGGACGGTCCTATTCGGACTATCCGACCATCGTGAAGTCCATCCACGATCGGCTTTTCGCCCTCCCCGACGCGACGGAAGTCCGCACCGGGCACGGTGAAGGCACCACGATCGCCGAGGAGAAGGCGGGCGCCCCGGAGTGGCCCGAGGCCTGA
- a CDS encoding DUF309 domain-containing protein, with amino-acid sequence MNGRDRDDTGRARNARPRDGLGRPLPYGADGVERQPEGIVRTPEETLTLAQRLLDEGKPFHAHEVFEDAWKSTDGPERELWRGLAQLAVGLTHAARGNGAGAASLLERGAVNIEPFRARPPHGVDVEGLQTWAQTLAAEAKVKARVEPVPPRLAP; translated from the coding sequence ATGAACGGCCGTGACCGCGACGACACCGGGCGTGCGCGCAACGCACGCCCCCGCGACGGCCTCGGACGGCCGCTGCCCTACGGCGCCGACGGCGTCGAGCGTCAGCCCGAGGGCATCGTGCGCACCCCGGAGGAGACACTGACCTTGGCCCAGCGGCTGCTGGACGAGGGCAAGCCCTTCCACGCCCACGAGGTCTTCGAGGACGCGTGGAAGTCGACCGACGGCCCCGAGCGCGAGCTGTGGCGGGGCCTGGCGCAGCTCGCGGTGGGCCTCACCCACGCCGCCCGCGGCAACGGCGCGGGCGCGGCCTCGCTGCTGGAGCGCGGCGCGGTGAACATCGAGCCGTTCCGCGCGCGGCCGCCGCACGGCGTTGACGTCGAGGGCCTCCAGACCTGGGCGCAAACGCTTGCGGCCGAGGCCAAGGTGAAGGCGCGCGTCGAACCGGTGCCACCCCGGCTGGCGCCTTAG